One Aegilops tauschii subsp. strangulata cultivar AL8/78 chromosome 2, Aet v6.0, whole genome shotgun sequence genomic window, AAAGAGGAACGGACTGCTCGCCATACAATTGAACGGTTTGTGAGGCGGCGGATCTTTCTAAAAAGATCCGTCGGCGGACGCGTAGCAGGCCCCTTTAACAAAAGGCTTCTTAAATCAAAGACTTTTCTGTTCAATTTATATTAGGTCGCCTTTCATAAAAAAGAAACTAATCTTATGGTCGTCCGCCTGTTCGGTTGCGGCAGAGCAAGTATATTCATTGCCCATTTGCCCCAACCGACCGGGAGCCGAACCAAATAGGCAACCTAAAGTAGAAAACAGTCCACGCCGCCGCGGCACCGAGCGACCCCGCGGGCGTCCTTGGAAGAAGACGaagcggcggcgacgacgacctAGGCAGACCGCTCGCTCGTGTTGGAGCCTGGATGGCGTCCGGAGGCATCGCCCGCGGCCGCCTCGCCGAGGAGCGCAAGTCGTGGCGCAAGAACCACCCCCATGTGCGCGCCCGCACCACGACCTAGCTACTTGCTTTCTTTGCccaattttctttgtttctttctctgGATCTACGCAAGTGGTAATGGGGACACCGGGGCTTCTTGTCTATTTCAGGGCTTCGTGGCCAAGCCGGAGACCCTGCCGGATGGGTCCGTCAATCTCATGGTCTGGCGGTGCGTCATCCCCGGCAAGCCAGGGGTAAGAAAATAGATGCTGTGTCCTTTTTACTCGCGCTGTACCGTGGTTTGCAACTGTGATAAAATCTGTGCTTCCTGTTTAGTTTCTCTGAACCTGCTCGTGGTTATATGGTTTGCTTTTGTCACACATTGAAACCCGAGAAAAATTTCACCATGATTTTCTCAGAGTTCTCTGAACCTCTCTCTGCTTCTGTACTAACAGAGGAGGGGTTTCAGTAGGTGCAGGGTTTTGCAAGCCTTGGTGCAGAACTCTTTCGACTAGCTGAACATTAGAGACGTTGGTAGCACAAAACCCTTGGCCCCTTCACTGCTACAAGTGGAACATTGCATATTGTTGTTGAAAAAGCAGGGCATGAACGGACATTGTCATGCAAACATATTATATCATATCCTAATACAATCGAATCTGAGTTTGTTCTCTTGCATAAAAGAACCAAACCAATGATCCATCTTTCTTAATTTGATGCTTCATTGTAATGATTTTGTTTTTTTATCTCTGCCACTGTATTATGTTGTTGCAGGATAAAACTTGATTACATTTTACAATCTTACGGGTCAGTTTGCCAGTCCGTGTCCCAAATTATGATGATACGAAAGTAAGCTTATGATAGTGTTGGGCAATTGATCAACATATAAGGATGCATGTGAGGTGTCAGTAAATGTAGAGACCATTTTAACTGTTTATTATGTTAAAGTGTGTATAACATACATTAAGCCCATCAAGCGAATGATTGCACAATCCTGTCTCTGTTCGGTTGGCATAGTACTTTTATTGAAGATTTAGCATGGCCACCTTATCAGGACATAGCATTTCAATTGACCTTGTTTGGTTTGTAACAAGGACCCCATATAGGACAGAAGCATGACCAGATAATACCAAAGTCTGAATATGGAATGGTGCACTGCTGCTTAATTTCTTTCGCCTTCTCGAAGATGAAACCGAATAAGCGGCACATTGAATATTCATTTTGCAAGAACATGTTTTAGATATTGAATCCTCTCTTGAAAACATTTTTAAATGTTATTCTCAAGGCCAGACTGACAATTTCGACAAAAATCTTGTAAGCTACAATTTACTTCAATATTTTGCTGTCTTTGTTTGTGATGCCCGCTTTTACTGCTTCACAAATCACAATTCAATAATGATGACCACGAGCCTACGACCTGTTTCATTCTAGTCATGCAAACAACCCTAATTGATGTTGGACTGTTCACCTCTATTGAACTACCATTGTTAACGGTCCTTTGTCGAATATGGGTgcattaaaccatacattgagtCTTTTGTCGATGAGAAAGAAAAGATAGACCCCCATCCTGTGGGAACTGAATTTGAAATTTTCCCTTAAAATCCCTATGAAATTCGAAACAGACACTTGGTGTATAAAATGCAGCCCTGTAAGTCTGTAACTTATTCTTATCTGATACTAATTCAGTTCTTTGTGTGTGAATAGTGTAGTACCACAATATTCTTTTACGACAGATTTGTGCGCTCTCGAGCCTCTAGTCCATGCCGTGTAGCTCAGCAAACTGATCTTTTCTAGTGCACTACATTTGTTTTTCTGCAGACTGACTGGGAAGGTGGATATTTCCCGCTAACTCTGCAATTTGATGATAATTACCCAACAACCGCTCCTAGCTGCAGGTTCCCAGCAGGTTTCTTCCATATCAATGTCTATGATTCTGGAGTAGTATGCCTATCGATACTGGGTGATGTAAGTATAGACTGACTGAAACTTTCCTTGCAGCATGTGTCTGCACTCTGCACCATGCTGATATCCCCGCTGATCTTTCATGATTTACCTCATCCTTTTTCAGGCATGGAAACCTTCAATTACAGTGAAGCAGGTTTTGGTAGGCATCCAGGAGTTGCTGGATGACCCAAATCCTAACTCAGCCGCACAGCATCGATGCTATGAACTCTATAAGAAGGTTAGTTTCCATAACTAGAACCTGCTTAACCTGAAGGCGCGTTTCCTTAGTTTTAATACAGCTATGCAATTGACTCACCCTGTTTGTTTGTGTCCGCATTTGCAGAACATGCCAGAGTACAGGAACAAAGTCCGTGAGCAGACC contains:
- the LOC109782044 gene encoding SUMO-conjugating enzyme SCE1 isoform X1 is translated as MCAPAPRPSYLLSLPNFLCFFLWIYASGNGDTGASCLFQGFVAKPETLPDGSVNLMVWRCVIPGKPGTDWEGGYFPLTLQFDDNYPTTAPSCRFPAGFFHINVYDSGVVCLSILGDAWKPSITVKQVLVGIQELLDDPNPNSAAQHRCYELYKKNMPEYRNKVREQTKRYPSRM
- the LOC109782044 gene encoding SUMO-conjugating enzyme SCE1 isoform X2, producing MASGGIARGRLAEERKSWRKNHPHGFVAKPETLPDGSVNLMVWRCVIPGKPGTDWEGGYFPLTLQFDDNYPTTAPSCRFPAGFFHINVYDSGVVCLSILGDAWKPSITVKQVLVGIQELLDDPNPNSAAQHRCYELYKKNMPEYRNKVREQTKRYPSRM